AGAGCAGCAACCCGGCCGCCGGACCGGGGATGCCGCATGCGATCTCGACGACGCGGATACCGGCGAGGATGCCTTCGTGCATCGCCCTACTCCGCGTACGCCTGCTGCACATAGGTCATGCGCCCACCCGCTAGCATCAGCGCGCAGAACATGTTCAGTTCGACGATCTGGGCGGTGGAAAAATGGCGGCCGAGCTCGGCGAATACCGCGTCGTCGATGGCCATGTAGTCGGCCGCAAAGAGCTCGGCGTATCGCAGCGCCGCCTTCTCGTGCGGCGAAAAACGAGCATCGTCCGCGCTCAGGCAGGCGATATCCTCCTCGCTCACCGCGTCGTCCTTGCGCGCGAGCTGACACGCCTTGCAGGTCGTGATCGAGGCGATCCTGAGCCGCACCAGCTCGCGGAGGCGGCCGTCGAGCACCCCACTCACGTGCATCGTTTCCAGGGTCGCGAGCCAGGCTT
This DNA window, taken from Thauera sp. K11, encodes the following:
- a CDS encoding carboxymuconolactone decarboxylase family protein, which encodes MARIQPIPLDALPAPLADAVARGCANRMLSSTVPVQVWAHRPELAQAWLATLETMHVSGVLDGRLRELVRLRIASITTCKACQLARKDDAVSEEDIACLSADDARFSPHEKAALRYAELFAADYMAIDDAVFAELGRHFSTAQIVELNMFCALMLAGGRMTYVQQAYAE